The Thamnophis elegans isolate rThaEle1 chromosome Z, rThaEle1.pri, whole genome shotgun sequence DNA window TTCAACTCCAGGAAGCCTAATTATTGCTGTGCTGCttgccttccttcccttcttctttcctccaccACCTTAAGCTGCAACACCAAGATTTAATGCACCTGGGACTGGTTATGGCTGGCTTAACTCCAGATTTCATTTCACTGGCCTGAAAATGTCAGATTGCATCTTGAAGAGATGCCATCCCTCCCTTGCAGAAAGCATGCTGGAGGCGGCTTTCAAAACTTTCAGGCCTTCAGGTTTACAGAATTGGGGCTTTTCTTACTCATTGGGCTACTGcattccttttccattttccttGTGAAGTATCTGCTATGTTAAAAGCTTTTGGGTTGCAAAATCTGTCTAACCAAAATGTAAGTTACGGGAAAGCGTTCCCCAGCAGGACATGGTGAAACGGTTCACTCTTAAATGATGTTGTTAAAACCACAAAGTGGTGGTCCCAAGAAGCTAACTGGTGTTTATATTGAGACTGTCTTTGATCAGTCAACCTTTCCAGGCTTTGCAGAACATTTCCCTTTCTCCATTTCTATATTCCTTTCTGAAACTCCATAGTCCGAGCAAAGGGTCCACTTGAATTACAAAGACAGCAATCAATTTGTTATTGTAgataattttatatatgtatcTTCCTCTTGTCATTCATGCCAATATTCTTCAACAGAAAtgttgcagttttttaaaaataaaaaataaaacgatGACATGGTAAGGTAGAGTAAGCATTTCTGGTATGCAAGCATTTTAAGAGCATACGTTCTTGCTGAGTCCTTCCTCATTTATGTCCATTTCGCAAAAGATTAGAAATACATTCCACATCAGGAGCATTAACATCTGTTTACGTGTGAATGAGAAACCAAGATAGAACTCTGTGAACCaatctttcatctttttttctcctAGAACATATTAAACCAAATCCTTTTAACAGCATCATTTCATATCAAGCACTGGAAAATCAAGCAATGCCATGCACATTTGGCTCAAAAGTAGTGTAACTAAAGGGAATTGATTAAGTAACTCACATATAGGTTCCAGATAGGTTTGAAACTTCACCAGTACTTtcatgtgttttttctctctctttttctgtagcCATTGAAACACAAAGTACCAGCTCAGAAGAGATTGTACCCAGTCCTCCTTCACCACCCCCACTGCCCCGAATCTACAAACCCTGCTTTGTGTGTCAGGATAAGTCATCCGGCTACCACTATGGTGTTAGCGCCTGTGAAGGATGCAAGGTGAGAGTCAAAATAGATGGAGGCATATCTACAGCAGGAAAGCTAAAGAGAATAAGGGTCACTTAAATATACAGGTTCCAAAGAAGAATTGTGCAATGTAGAATCCTAATGTAAGCACTGAGATTTAGAGGAAGTCACAAATGTTAGAATAGTTTCTAGTATCAGCTATGACCCAGAAGGACCATTTTCTCTTGTCTTTCCCAACTATTCCAGGGGGCTTCAATAATGTTTGATGAAATGTCCAAACATCATCTGGCAACTGTCATCATGGGCTTTACCCATGTCATGTGATTTTAATAATATGGCGGAGCAGAACTATGTTTCTTACAGAGCTGGGAAGATTTGAGAGTAATGCCAAGATCCCAATCACTCTACTTCTCTACGAAATGCTGAGTTATGTGCTTTGTTGACTCTAAGGATACAACTCCCGTTATGTATAACCATTTGCTTGGGTGGTTGGGGCTGATTGGAATTGTAATAGAGGCTACCAGTTATTTACTTCTTCTTTGTTCCATTCGATGATACAttatctattatttttaaatgtactcCTCAGTCCGGTATGTAAAAAAGACGAACTGCTGTGACATTACCTGTTCAGGCATATGCTCCCACTTGCACTAGGCCATCACCATGACTTTGTGAGTTAAGCTGTCAGAGATCAGACTGGGGCGGAAGACATGGCCCAATCAGCTGATCTTTCCCTCCAGCTCATTAACAGAGAACTCTATATGCCTCTGACACAAAAGAAAGGGTTTTCTTCCTCTCCACCCCAAGTCCCTTAATCTCATTAAGGGATTCATTCCCCTGGGTTCCTGAGCAGCAGtctggctgcttctgtgtttaccatctcctcctccttccctttccataTCAATTGACTTCTGCTTTAAGTGCACCAGTCAGGTGCACCAAGAGCCCCCTTTTCGTTAAAAATGAAAGCTATTTCTCTACTACTTTTTGGTTTCAAAATCAGATTAAAATTGTAAACTTACTTTTAGAAATtggttttaaattatttgtacATGTGTGGGCTTTTGGTTTCAAAGGGAAagcattattaaattaaataaatttaaatgaaattattacataattttaaataataatgaaatatttcttcctctttccttctctattAGTTTTTTCttgttaaaaactttaattttttGCATTGTTCTGACTATGAAATCTGTGTTTCCCAAGTTAGGTGGGTTGTTTTTGCAGGTAACATACACTCCAAATATATGAAGCCCAATTTTCATACAGTTAGAGATCCAATTTGGTCTAGTGTGGGTATTGGCAACCCATGGctttggagctgcatgtggctctttgggccctctgctgtggctccctgttgggtGGTTCCACCACTGACTAGGGCCGCCCCTTGCTCTCCCCTCCCAATCACTCCTCACCTGGCCTGAAAAGATAAGGCGATGGGGGATAGAGAAGCAAGCAGGGCTGATTCTCCGTCACCTCATCTCTTGCTAGTGCTTCTTCCAGCCCTTGTTGGTTCTGAACTTGCCTCAGTTGCTTGGGGAAAGCACAACCTGCTCTGAGACATGCCCCAACATAGACACAACTGATACTGGCCTTGCTAACATGAGGACTGGTGGGTTGGGAATGGGATCCAGGAAGAGAGGATGACGGAAAGGACGATGGGCCCCCAGCACCTATTTGTAACTTTAAAACTTGCTCGGGGGACTTTCACCCCGGGGAGCCTTTTCAATGAAAGTCAGCGGCGGTACCACTCCACTGGATGAGTAAAGAAGCTTAGGGCAGTGGGAAAAGGGGACTGGCCCCGCTGAACCTCGCACATCCACCTGGGGGTAAGCTTGGAGAAAGCCAGAGCACCCTCATCAAAGACGCTCACTTGTCAGCTGGTCAACCCGCCCACCCTGCACACTTTTGCTGTGCTGGCCGCTCACATGAGGAGGGTCTCCCTGCTTGTGCGCACCTTCCTGGTCCCACCACAGCCGGCCGTGGGGTCACAagatgaaaaggaaggagggaggaggaagagggtcaCCCGAAGGGAAACCGTGGCTCATTCTTGTTCCTCAGCCAGCCCGGATTTCCAAAAAGTtgccaagaagaaagaaaaggagtagTGAAGAGCCCCAAGGAGAGTTAACTGGGTTGGCCCAGCCTTAGctttctgagagagagagagaagagacatagagacagagacaaatacagagagagacacagagagagataagagaggagggaaagaggggaagataGAGAGCGAGAGGGGGAGATAAAGAGACATAGAGGTATATAGAGAGTGGGAAGAGGGGGGAAGATagtagaaaagagagggaaatacagagggagggagggagggagggagagacagagacagagagagagagaccagctgagtaggcatgGCTGGGGGATCATGTGATTAGGTGGAagtgagtgacgtcaagttgtcCATGTACCCAGGTTTtttggctcctggtgttttctgtgggaaacgggtctaaatggctctttgagtgtttaaggttgcagacctgCAGTCTTGTGGCTAAGGCATCATGTTATAACTAGATCATGAGTTGTAGTCCCACTTTGGACACACTGGGTGAACCACTGCTGATAtgatggatcagaggtggtaatCTGCTGGTTTGCCCTGGTTTGGGCGGACCAATAGCGGTGGTGGCAAGAGGCTCtgcccacacacacacctagATGTCATCACAGAcactctgcgtatgcgcagaaggtTTGTGCATGAGCGAAACGAGCTCACACATGCGCACACTCCCGgttccaaaccagtagcgaaggtaagatgATTTCAGCCCTGATAtggatatatgtatgtgtgtttgtattgagagtgggggaggggaggaagagtcAGAGGGGGGTGGATGCGTTTTAATGGACTGGAAGGGCAATGGAGTGTCTATTAGAGCTATATACTGTGTCTGTAAGTGGCAAATGACCTTTCATGCATATATATCCTGTATTTTAAATGTGCTTAAAAATCATGAAGATTTACCAGGCTTATTCAATTGGGGTGAAGTTGTTACTGACTAAACTGCTGTTTTTCTCCACTGAATTGAGGATTGAGGATTAACAGCATTCCTTTTTAAATTCCACAATTTTTTGGAAGACAGAACAGAAGACTAAATTGATTCTCAGCATACCATATGTAAGAAGATTTTAGTCTGTAAGAAGCtagtctgtgtgtgagagagaaaatctTATATAATATGCACACTCAGCCATTACTATCTTTCTAAATCATCTCTCTATAAATTTAATTCCAGTTAATTCTGTAACAGATCTAATGGGTCAGGAGCTATGACTATTATTGAGGTAGAGGAGAATTAGGCATGTCTGCTACTGATTTTTAGTATTTATTTTCATCTGCAATATGAGATAAAAAGTATTGACCTATTTTATAAGGCTATTATAAGGATTATTGAGAAAAATATATTCCCTGTACTATTTGGACAATGAAAAAGCTATATGCACAGCATGTAATCTGAGGTCATATAACTGCCATCTTTTTGAATCTGAGCAGGTTTGGATGACAGATAATACAAGGACCTCATGTTATTTGCATTGTGTTTTTATTGATGGTTGTTTTTTTCAcgaatgaaagcaaatatacagaggttttgttttgttttgtttttatcctGGCTGCTTATTGAcgctttattttgtatttttattgctgatttttttttttttttttactcctgctAGCCACTTAGGGTCAGTTTGAGATGGGAGACCacaaaaattgaatgaatgaattgacaAATATTCTTCTGTCCTGAACACATTGACGAACATGATAGATAATTCAATGTGCCTCATGCCATTATTGATTGCTGAGCCCATTTTAATACGATCTCAAAATGTTATACCCAGTTTTTGAAATGGTTGAATTGTATAATTTTAATACCATTAGCTAAATGTGCCCAGAAATGCTAGTAACAAGTGACATGATAATTGTCTAAAGCCTAGCACACAAGTTATGGTTAATTATGAATTTGAGACATTGTAAATGTTTTTTAATGCTATACCTGCTCTCAAGGAGCAAGCGTACTACAGCAAAGTGAAGAAGCCAAGCCATATGTTTTCACACTGTAGGAGAGAGTTGACTTGCTCatggcatttttttcttcttctctgaacCCTACAGGGCTTTTTCCGTCGTAGTATCCAGAAGAACATGGTATATACCTGTCACCGGGACAAGAACTGTATCATCAACAAAGTGACCCGGAACCGCTGTCAGTACTGCCGCCTACAGAAGTGCTTTGAAGTTGGCATGTCCAAAGAATGTGAGTGAAtggtgaagaaaagaaaaacgggGTGGCCAAACTGTTGACCATTaattaatattttgttataaTAGCAAATTTCAAATGTCCATCCATATGAAGACCCAGACTTAAATCTCAGTTATCCATTGAAACTTAGAAGCCAATTTGCTAAGGCATTTTCAAATTATAATTCAAATCAAAATTCTGTATAAAATCCCCAGCTATATGGAATTCTGAAGGCGACAATTTCATTGATCCTAGAAGGAACGAAGAAAACAAAATGACAGAAAGAGAGAAGTTGAAGTGGGTTAGAAAACAAAGATGAGACAATGGCTGATTCTGTAGTATAGAGAGAACAAAAATTAAGGTGAGAGAGGCAGGTCATCTAACTATACGAAAAACAGATTTCTTATCATTTATTATGGAAATAATGATTATTCAATTTGCACTCTTACAACAAAAATTAATCCCATCTGATATTATCTGGAGGAACTAGGcttaactcccataattcccaacTAGCAATTCCCACATTAAGAGAATGATCCCAATAAAACCAGAGGAAAAAGGCTGATTTGTTGGttctaattttttaaacaaaatggtATGGTAGGTGGGAGAAATGGATGACTCTTTTCTCCTGTGACTGATTCTTAACTCAGCTACTCTTCAGAAAGTTGGCATTAGCATATTTTGTCAAATAGCATTCTCTTTCCATCTAAAAGAAACAGAAACCTGGGAATTTTTCTAGTTTTCTCCCAAAGGCCTGGTGCAGGGGGCTTACCCCTCTGCTTTGTTCTAATTTTGAGGGTGTTTCCCCGGCAACCATGATTGATGATGTCAGAGATAAATGACGCAGACAGGACCCTCCTGGCGTCTGCAGTGCTTAGTTGTCATGGCTCCCGACTGTAATGGGCGGGGGACAGAACCCCAGTTTGCAAGGGTTGGACTGATAAATCCATGGTATGAAAAGAAATGTCTCAAATGTGTAGAGAATCAATGGTTAATTTGGGGCATCCCAAAttctattgtttctttttccctgTTCATTcaaaagtgaggagaagaggatgATGGAAAAAGGGGCAGACCGTATTCTTTGTGACTTTATGTTCTCTTTGGCTTGCTAACAATATGGAATCCAGGAATTTGACTGTGTATTTCCAAGAACTAGGTCTGTCTGCCACAAAGGGTAGAAAAAGTGGGGATGaaaagtttggtttggtttggttttgttcCCCAGATTTTAACAAATAGTGCACGCTACCTGCTGATGAAGCATATGGCAATAGCAAGACTAAGGATTCCATTATAACCAGGGACTTTCTGAGGTTTCAGGGAGAAAATGGAAACATCCATCTTGTATAGAGAATTCTATCTTTTTGCTGGGCATTGTGGGGAGAAGGGAGAAATTTTTggtaggcaaaaaaaaataaaaaaatacagtgcGGTAGAGAGGGGCCAGGAATTGCAAATGTAGACCATTTTAACCGAGACTGCTTTcaagatgtgtgtgcatgcagacACATACACATATCCCACAATGTgctttgaatccccccccccttactcaTTTATTTTGGTGTTCTTCACTTTTCCTTATCCCAGCTGCTTTTTCTTACCCCACAACCTCTATGTGATGATGGATGCACCATCCCCACCCCCCCTCTAACTGGCTGTCTGGTCTGTGCTTTATTGAATTTGCCAGGCAGACATGACTGATTTCCGAATTATCCCCCGCCCCCACCTCCATCAGGCAGGACGGTGATATGTACCAGCCTACCCCAAGAAAAAGACACATCTGGCATTCCCTCACCACTTGTATTAATTTAAAGGAAGATTCTCTTTCCTAGAAAATAGAAGTCAAGAAATCTTGCAGTTTGAAAAGGATTGCTTTGCTTCCTCCACCAGGATATTCTCATATGGATTCTTTATAAAAAATACACCACACAGAAAACAATGACAACAAACAAGGCTTTGTAATGCTTCCATAAATCCAGCATGCAAAAAAGCAGTGCCTCAAATCTGATACACCTGCTTATTGCTTTTGGCAGCCAACATTACTTAGTTTTATTTTCTGTGGATTAATTTCCATTATTTTAGGAGCTGCTGTCCGAATTTCTTTTGTCTATTAGAACTTGAAGCTTCACTTATTTTAAAGTTTCTAGTAAGTTATTTGTTTTAAGTTATAAGTCTGGAATAACATACCTAATTAATAATTAGTCAAGCAAAGTAAAATCCTATTAATTTAGGTTAGCTCGTTCTTAAACAACTCACACTGAAAATGATCTAAGAATGTTCTTGTTAGGTTAGTGAACAGGTAAGTTAGTAGAGTGTGTAAAATGGCAGGAAATAGATCTTAGGAAGCAttaatagagagaaagaaaaagatgaaatatgAAAATTTCTGAGTAGACCATAACAGATAAGGCAGAGATCATGAGAGCAGGCCAGGTTAGGTTGGAGGATTGTTCATTCATTTTTATCCTAATTAAAATAATGCTTTAGACAAAACTTTATTTTGAtaattgaccaaaaaaaaaaaaatgttcaatacAATGAATAACACAACTTCCCCCAGAACAAGAAATGTTAGCAGCTATTTGTAGGTGAAGTTTATGCATAATATAGCaatatttccctttttttgaGAGAGATAAACTTATTGCGATTGTTTAACAGATAAAAGTTATCAGGGTTCcccataaattttaaataaaagggGTAATCAATTAGTGGTGAATGTCCCTGTAGAACTGACAATACAGAAGAAAGGAACTGTAGTTTCTATGGTACCTATATCACAGGCGCAGTATTGGGTTCCATATGGGATTTTCTAGATTTCCCTTCTAGGACAGCTGTGGGGAGAGCATTCAATCAAACGAAAGGTTGATTTGTATAAATTGATAGAAATACTTCCTCAGTCCTTTAGTTACTGTGTGCTTTGATTGCTGTAATATCCGCTGCTAATATCTGACAGTTGCTGCTTTTAATCTTGAGTACTGAGTTGTGCCTCCTGGTATGCACAATGGATAGCAAACTCATATTCTTGCCAATTGTATTGGATATTGAACTGCTTCTAGGCTGAATTCTGGAGCCTTGGAAAGACCACCTTCCATTTATTCCTTCTGGAACCCTTTGATCTTCTCTGGAAAATGGAACTATTAATTGTGATGAGAAGCATAAGGTATCAGGTAGTGCTCACATTCTGGAATACCTTTATCTACTGAAGGCCGATTTGGCATTTCAATGGCTTCTTAAAATTTCAGCTTTCATTAGAATCTTTTTAATGATGTTTGCTGACTTTTATATTaatagtttgaaagcacatttagattattattaaatttatatattttagttcTTGTTTTATATTCTTATGATAAATGTGACAATTGTTCAAGTGTTGCTTTGACAATTTGGAATTGAATAAGGAATCAGAATAGTTAAAAAATGTTGTAGGAATAGGAATCTCTCAGAACTAGATAAGATTATATTTATCTgtgagatttcttttttattgccTTGGCTTTAGATAGAGCATATTTATGCACGTGTGTACATAGATATCATAAAACCATGTTTTTGTTTTCTCCATTTCTGCTAGGGaattaaaaattgaaacaaaAGACACAAGTTATTGACTTACAAATATGATACTTTGGTGGATTGGATGGATTATTTGTTTATATTCTAAGTTTGGAATAATATGCAACAAATATTTTTACTTGCCATTTAACATGATGTTGCACTATTGTAACTTGTGTTTAATCTTATTACTTGGAGTACATCATGGCAGTGTGTATTGGTTTGGAGCAgatatggtattcagcaggttctgaccagttctggagaaccaatagcggaaattttgagtagttgggagaaatGCAAGtatcatctctgactggcccctctgcctcccgaatcccagctgatcaggagggaatgtggatcttgcagtatccttcccctgccatgcccaccaagccatgcccacagaaccagtagtaaaaaaaattgaatcccaccactggtttggagcTAAGAAGTGTTATTAGTAGTTAGAAGGCATTTAGGTAATCTCTACAAGATGTGAAGAAAGCAGTCTTTTACTGTTTCTTCATGGCTGCAGCCCTTTTAAAACTGATCCTTAAGTTCTTGGGAACAAAGAGTCCAGTGATGGATTTCTAGTGGTTCAgattggttcagccgaaccggtagtggtttggcggcctgggttgctggaaccggcagcaacccaggcctgccatgcccatgTCTCTGGGCACCGCCATAGGCGCTgtcatctttttttatttttattgcactgcacatgcacgcacagagTGCATCAAGCACATGCGCGCAACGCACccacgagtgaaccggcagtagtgactgccggaacccacccctgcagcagtCCTGGGGAACATCAGCTGCATGATAGAGAAATCTGCTTTAGTCTTGTATTTCCAAGTCTGATATAGTTGCTTCCAGAGAAGATGgtgattaaaaacaaaatccattACTTTTTCTTTCTGGCTGAAATTTCTTCCGTTGTATAAATATATTCCATCCTGGGATATATTTTTTGTtatggtttttttgttttatccttcctttattaAACTTGCTTCTACACAATATGgaaaattatttcaaattttCTAGTTAACTAGTATTCAGATTCTAGGAATGCACAATTGCCCTGGGACTTTTCCTTCTTTCAACATCCCCttttaaatgcatattttaaatctCCATTTCAGCACCTTCTTGCAAATGCCACATAGCTTCTTTTGTCCTCTGACCCCTGCTGCTTTCTATCAAGCATTCCCATttagttcttcttcttcctaaCTCAGCAACTTTGTTGTTCTTCCCTCTCTTTGCCTTCTCTCTGTTATCTTTCAGGAATActgtccccctccccctctttcagTCAATGTTTAAATATTCCCAACTATCTGGATATAGtatcttgaattctgttgaatCTTATCTactaccaatttgctttgaccattagtaggtcagattcttgtagagagcttaagcatACAATAAACTATATATTCGCTTGAACTGCCTGATTTTCCTGATTTTCTATGCTTGACACCTGACTTGGTGTTGAATAGATTACAACCTCCATAATTTCCAACCAATATCCAACCAATTGTAGAGGATATAAGTTTTTATTCCACTCGGAGAGCACCAGGTTGGGAAATGCAACAATTTCTTTTAGCATCCCTTTATTTTTGATGCTTAAATTAAACCAACTACATGTTGGATAAGGGTGATTAGTAAACATTATTAATTTTTGAGGATCATtgactgtgtaataaaaaatgaaGGTGGGGAGGTAGGATGAGATTCCTAAATTATCAGGAATCAAAAGCAAGGGGAGAAGTATGTAcattttttgaaaaggaaaaataaagattgCAGAAAGGCAGGACACGGCTTCCTTTAGCCAGATCACCTAACCAGTTCTTGCTAGTGCTGCTAACTCTGTTTTCAGAATTGATTATCTGATTCCAGAAATCCCTATTGTATGTTAATtaatcatatcatcatcatcatcagagccatggtggcagaatggttagaatgcagaattgcaggctaattctgctgattgccgattgccaacaatttggcagttcggatCTCACCAGGTTTactcatctttccatccttccgaggtcagtaaaataaggacccagattgttgagggcaatatgctctgtaaatcacttacagagggctgtaaagcactgtgaagtggtgtataagtctgagtgttgttgctattgctatcatttttataaatctgCATGAGGAATGGATTAGCTGCTCCTTGAAGCTTCTGATTGTTTGTTGtccatttgctttcttttgcagcTGTCCGGAATGAtaggaacaagaagaaaaaagatgctcCAAAGCAGGATTGTTCAGAGAGCTACATCATTACACCTGAGGTGGAGGATCTCATCGAGAAAGTGCGCAAGGCTCACCAGGAGACCTTCCCTGCCCTCTGCCAGTTGGGCAAATACACCACCGTGAGTGACAGGCAAAATAAGGGCCAAAGAAGCCTGGGTGGGAAAGCTCAGCAGGACAACTTTTCCCAAACTCCAGATGAATTGGCATCTTAACACCTGTCACTCAAGCCTTTGCAGCCCATTAGagaaatttgtaaaataatagaTGATTCAGAATTAAAAGTCTTAAATGTTTTGAGGACTGATATAAGCAGGCCTCTGTtctgttaataaaattttatgcTACTGTTCAGACTAAATGGTCTATTTAGCTTTCTTGACTTTTGTCAGGCAATTTGGTTGTATAGAATCTACTAAAGATGGCATTCAGCATACATTTTTTTGAAAGTAAGAGGAGAGGTCGTCATTTTTCTTGGTAGAATTGGCTTAACTATTCccatataatttatttaatatgtAAGAATTAGTTATTTTATAGCCAGAAGAAGATTACAGGAAACGTTGGACAATTTTTGAGGGAGAATGGGCAGTtcagaattgattgattgatggattacTCATGGAATAAAGCTGTTTATTCCATGAGTAGACAAAATATCTGGACCACCAGAAATAAcctgagaaacatttttttaaaaaacttccaatTCAATAACTCATGCTAAGCCCTGATTTATTATAGGCATAGGTCATTGAACAAATTCAAGTCCATTTTTTAGATAAGAAGTATAATTGTGGCTTGTTTAGCCAATTCCTTGtctgctttttctcctttttaactgTTTTTGTCCTACACTGGCATGGTTACAAAATAAACTCAGGAAACCATGTAAAGAAAGTATGGCCTTTCTCATGTCACACAAAGAATTATAACCCAAAAGCTAATTTGTAGTATCAAATTCTGGATTCAAGCACGCAGGTTTACTGCTGTAAAACGAATGCAGCAGCCATTCTTGCTTTGTCAAATGCaattccttttctcttcccctgTCTCCAATAGAACAACAGTTCAGATCAGAGGATATCTCTTGACATTGATTTGTGGGACAAATTCAGTGAATTGTCCACAAAGTGCATCATCAAGACAGTTGAATTTGCCAAGCAGTTGCCAGGCTTCACCACACTCACAATTGCTGATCAGATCACACTCCTCAAAGCGGCCTGCCTCGACATCTTGGTAAGTAGATGAGTCCTTTTCCTTTTCAAACAAAactcagcaattaaaaaaaatggggaaatataTACAATTATGGAGCAGTAGGAATTAATTAGCACTCAAGCCATACGTTAACAGGGTCAGCCCAAGGCTAAAGGATAATGTCACGGTTGGTACCTATCACCATTTCTTACATACATAATCATTATTTGGAgaaccaatttggtctagtgaacAAAGCACCAGATTAGGAATCAGGACATTGAGTTATAGCCCACattaggcatgaaatctggctgggtaagctttgggccagtcagtctTCTCATAACCAATGGATCAATACTtggttgataaaaaaaaaacagacttgcAAGAAAACTCTAGGAAGAAACAAAAAGTGCTGTTCATCATACTTATGGTGATAAACTAGTTTAGGAGCTCAGGACAGGTGTTGAATCATACGTAACAGTGTCCAGCAGAACAGAGTGGCCAGGATGTTAAGAGGATAGTTTGAAAGGTAGCTGTTGTGTCTTCCCAGAGATCTGCCACATGAAACAGATGAGGTACTCTGTCTAACGATAGTACAAGTCCTGCAGCTGAATTTTGCAGTAATATGTTACACACTGAATGT harbors:
- the RARA gene encoding retinoic acid receptor alpha isoform X3; translation: MNFPELKRTTICKTNLTAIETQSTSSEEIVPSPPSPPPLPRIYKPCFVCQDKSSGYHYGVSACEGCKGFFRRSIQKNMVYTCHRDKNCIINKVTRNRCQYCRLQKCFEVGMSKESVRNDRNKKKKDAPKQDCSESYIITPEVEDLIEKVRKAHQETFPALCQLGKYTTNNSSDQRISLDIDLWDKFSELSTKCIIKTVEFAKQLPGFTTLTIADQITLLKAACLDILILRICTRYTPDQDTMTFSDGLTLNRTQMHNAGFGPLTDLVFAFANQLLPLEMDDAETGLLSAICLICGDRQDLEQPDRVDQLQEPLLEALKIYVRKRRPSKPHMFPKMLMKITDLRSISAKGAERVITLKMEIPGSMPPLIQEMLENSEGMDSLGGSTGAPSRISSLAPPPGSCSPSLSPSSNRSSPATHSP
- the RARA gene encoding retinoic acid receptor alpha isoform X4; translated protein: MASANPSFNRLRAIETQSTSSEEIVPSPPSPPPLPRIYKPCFVCQDKSSGYHYGVSACEGCKGFFRRSIQKNMVYTCHRDKNCIINKVTRNRCQYCRLQKCFEVGMSKESVRNDRNKKKKDAPKQDCSESYIITPEVEDLIEKVRKAHQETFPALCQLGKYTTNNSSDQRISLDIDLWDKFSELSTKCIIKTVEFAKQLPGFTTLTIADQITLLKAACLDILILRICTRYTPDQDTMTFSDGLTLNRTQMHNAGFGPLTDLVFAFANQLLPLEMDDAETGLLSAICLICGDRQDLEQPDRVDQLQEPLLEALKIYVRKRRPSKPHMFPKMLMKITDLRSISAKGAERVITLKMEIPGSMPPLIQEMLENSEGMDSLGGSTGAPSRISSLAPPPGSCSPSLSPSSNRSSPATHSP